One genomic window of Eggerthella timonensis includes the following:
- a CDS encoding MBL fold metallo-hydrolase, translating to MPAAVARRAPVAAGAPAWGSGRVSARARAILADNPSPLTYLGTNTWVLADPGAPACVVVDPGPDSAPHLRAVLRACAEDGYEVAAVLLTHDHADHAEGAERFAALAGAPVLSRKGGTLPDGPLDLGPGAPRLEVIPLPGHASDLVGFLVPADASIVTGDMLFRQSSTLICWPDGSLAEYLDSLERLRAAVEAHGVARLLTAHGPLIDDPLAAIDRARRHRLERLERVRVVAAAGAGSDVERIIEAVYQDVDARLDPAARINIRAQLEYLEQQGLR from the coding sequence GTGCCGGCTGCCGTAGCGCGCCGCGCGCCCGTCGCGGCCGGTGCGCCCGCCTGGGGAAGCGGCCGCGTGTCGGCGCGTGCGCGCGCGATCCTCGCCGACAACCCGTCTCCGCTCACCTACCTCGGCACGAACACCTGGGTGCTGGCCGATCCCGGCGCGCCGGCGTGCGTCGTGGTGGATCCCGGGCCCGACAGCGCTCCTCACCTGCGCGCCGTTCTGCGCGCCTGCGCCGAGGACGGGTACGAGGTGGCGGCCGTCCTCCTCACCCACGACCATGCCGACCACGCGGAGGGCGCCGAGCGCTTCGCCGCGCTGGCGGGCGCGCCGGTGCTCTCGCGCAAGGGCGGCACGCTGCCCGACGGGCCGCTCGACCTCGGCCCGGGCGCGCCGCGCCTCGAGGTGATCCCGCTTCCCGGGCATGCGAGCGACCTCGTGGGCTTCCTCGTTCCCGCCGACGCGTCCATCGTGACGGGCGACATGCTGTTCCGGCAGAGCTCCACGCTCATCTGCTGGCCCGACGGCAGCCTCGCGGAGTACCTGGACAGCCTCGAGCGCCTGCGCGCCGCGGTGGAGGCGCACGGCGTCGCGCGGCTGCTGACGGCCCACGGCCCGCTCATCGACGACCCGCTCGCCGCCATCGATCGCGCGCGCCGCCATCGCCTCGAGCGCCTCGAGCGCGTGCGCGTCGTGGCGGCGGCCGGTGCCGGCTCGGACGTCGAGCGCATCATCGAGGCCGTGTACCAGGACGTCGACGCCCGCCTCGACCCCGCTGCCCGCATCAACATCCGCGCCCAGCTGGAGTACCTCGAGCAGCAGGGGCTTCGGTAA
- a CDS encoding NUDIX hydrolase has product MNAWRSGETLEVPMGEQLARTYEDFCAAGAAPVAPKLAATVMLVRSTREVFMLRRAATMAFVPEAVVFPGGGVDPRDGDAPCSWIGPDEEEWGRRMGTSADVARCVVTAAAREVFEECGVLLAGDERGVCAVDAAEPAWAEERRRLVSHETSFADVLGRHGLALRTDLLGLRSHWLTPAFEPRRYDTYFFAALAPAGQAPDSRTSEADRAGWVDPRLMLERGAAGAVRLVPPTAYNLAHLAHAPSVEAFAAGVEHARRVMLEPAVRDGGKAVLSCRLP; this is encoded by the coding sequence ATGAACGCGTGGAGGTCGGGCGAGACGCTCGAGGTGCCGATGGGCGAGCAGCTGGCCCGCACGTACGAGGACTTTTGCGCTGCGGGGGCCGCTCCCGTCGCGCCGAAGCTCGCGGCCACCGTCATGCTCGTGCGCAGCACGCGCGAGGTGTTCATGCTGCGCCGGGCGGCCACGATGGCGTTCGTGCCGGAGGCCGTCGTGTTCCCGGGCGGGGGCGTGGATCCGCGCGACGGCGATGCGCCTTGCTCGTGGATCGGCCCGGACGAGGAGGAGTGGGGCCGTCGCATGGGCACGAGCGCCGACGTGGCGAGGTGCGTGGTGACGGCGGCCGCGCGCGAGGTGTTCGAGGAGTGCGGCGTGCTGCTGGCCGGCGACGAGCGCGGCGTCTGCGCCGTGGACGCCGCGGAGCCCGCATGGGCCGAGGAGCGTCGTCGGCTCGTGAGCCACGAGACCTCGTTCGCCGACGTGCTGGGCCGGCACGGGCTCGCGCTGCGCACCGACCTTCTGGGCCTGCGCTCGCATTGGCTGACGCCCGCGTTCGAGCCGCGCCGCTACGACACGTACTTCTTCGCCGCGCTCGCGCCCGCCGGGCAGGCGCCCGACAGCCGCACCAGCGAGGCCGATAGGGCGGGGTGGGTCGATCCGCGCCTCATGCTGGAGCGCGGCGCGGCCGGCGCGGTTCGCCTCGTGCCGCCCACGGCCTACAACCTGGCCCACCTCGCGCACGCTCCCAGCGTGGAAGCGTTCGCGGCGGGCGTGGAGCATGCGCGCCGCGTGATGCTCGAGCCCGCCGTGCGCGACGGAGGGAAGGCGGTGCTCTCGTGCCGGCTGCCGTAG
- a CDS encoding heterodisulfide reductase-related iron-sulfur binding cluster — MDAATPAREALWNIEGSWIMYPCFLVVLAVAAYFFVRRYRLWRIGRPLERADRPRERLKGAFFDALLQATVVRERGIGIAHLGMYVGMAVMVVATVSYAAQVDLGVDIAKGDYYLYVLALGTDIAGLAFCIAMAACIVRRAAGRNPSLRTSPADIVVLVWLLVIGVTGFVVEGLRIVGTNDPWAAWSPVGNLFAQALSGLDAAQVTLAHQALWWFHMAIAFGILAYWAYSKLVHVLLVPATVYCRPLEPKGTLPFVDLEDEELEEFGAGKLEDFTWKDLLDAEACVRCGRCEAVCPAHASGKPLSPMSLIQSLETHLEERGPLVLLERKAEAAGAAFEPTEQQRAVLDKALVGDVVAPEALWSCTTCGACTEACPALLEHVPKVVGMRTYQVSMESAFPAEAKAAFRNLETNGNPWGLGWQSRLAWAEGLDVPTLADRPDAEYVYWPGCAGAYDARNRKVSSALVALLRRAGVDFAVIGAQEKCCGDAARRMGNEFLYYQLATENIETLQRFGAKKIVVQCPHCAQVLERDYPQLGGSFEVVRHAQLLERLVSEGRLPGAGATGEPAAFERVTYHDSCYLGRYADVYDEPRAVVAACGAQVVEMERTREKSFCCGAGGGRMWLEEREGQRMSALRAEQARATGADAVATACPFCLSMLEDGLASCDEAPPVRDIAELLSDALALER, encoded by the coding sequence GTGGACGCGGCGACGCCTGCGCGCGAGGCGTTGTGGAACATCGAGGGGTCGTGGATCATGTACCCCTGCTTCCTGGTGGTGCTGGCCGTGGCCGCGTACTTCTTCGTGCGGCGCTACCGGCTGTGGAGGATCGGCCGCCCCCTCGAGCGCGCCGACCGTCCGCGCGAGCGCCTGAAGGGCGCGTTCTTCGACGCGCTTTTGCAGGCAACCGTGGTGCGCGAGCGCGGCATCGGCATCGCGCATCTCGGGATGTACGTGGGCATGGCCGTCATGGTGGTGGCCACCGTGAGCTACGCGGCGCAGGTGGACCTCGGAGTGGACATCGCGAAGGGGGACTACTACCTCTATGTGCTGGCGCTCGGCACCGACATCGCCGGCCTGGCGTTCTGCATCGCGATGGCGGCGTGCATCGTGCGGCGCGCGGCGGGCCGCAACCCCTCGCTCCGCACGTCGCCGGCCGACATCGTCGTGCTCGTCTGGCTGCTCGTCATCGGCGTCACGGGCTTCGTCGTGGAGGGGCTGCGCATCGTCGGGACGAACGACCCCTGGGCCGCGTGGTCGCCCGTCGGCAACCTGTTCGCGCAGGCGCTGTCGGGCCTCGATGCCGCCCAGGTGACGCTCGCGCACCAGGCGCTGTGGTGGTTCCACATGGCCATCGCCTTCGGCATTCTGGCGTACTGGGCGTACTCCAAGCTCGTGCACGTGCTGCTCGTCCCCGCCACGGTGTACTGCCGCCCGCTCGAGCCGAAGGGAACGCTGCCGTTCGTCGACCTCGAAGACGAGGAGCTCGAGGAGTTCGGCGCGGGCAAGCTGGAGGACTTCACGTGGAAGGACCTGCTCGATGCCGAGGCGTGCGTGCGCTGCGGGCGCTGCGAAGCTGTATGCCCCGCGCATGCGAGCGGCAAGCCGCTGTCGCCGATGAGCCTGATCCAATCGCTCGAAACCCATCTCGAAGAGCGTGGGCCGCTCGTGCTCCTCGAGCGCAAGGCCGAGGCCGCAGGCGCTGCGTTCGAGCCGACCGAGCAGCAGCGGGCTGTGCTCGACAAGGCGCTCGTGGGCGACGTGGTCGCGCCCGAGGCGCTGTGGTCGTGCACCACGTGCGGCGCGTGCACGGAGGCGTGCCCGGCGCTGCTCGAGCATGTGCCGAAAGTGGTAGGCATGCGCACCTACCAGGTGTCGATGGAGAGCGCGTTCCCCGCGGAGGCGAAGGCGGCCTTCCGCAACCTCGAGACGAACGGCAACCCGTGGGGCCTGGGGTGGCAAAGCCGCCTGGCGTGGGCGGAGGGGCTCGACGTGCCCACGCTGGCCGACCGGCCGGACGCGGAGTACGTGTACTGGCCCGGCTGCGCGGGCGCCTACGACGCGCGCAACCGCAAGGTGTCGAGCGCCCTCGTGGCGCTGCTGAGGCGCGCGGGCGTTGATTTCGCCGTCATCGGAGCTCAGGAGAAGTGCTGCGGCGATGCGGCGCGCCGTATGGGCAACGAGTTTCTGTACTACCAGCTGGCAACCGAGAACATCGAGACGCTGCAGCGCTTCGGGGCGAAGAAGATCGTCGTGCAGTGTCCCCACTGCGCCCAGGTTCTCGAACGCGACTACCCGCAGCTGGGCGGCTCGTTCGAGGTGGTGCGCCACGCGCAGCTGCTCGAGAGGCTCGTGTCCGAGGGGAGGCTGCCGGGCGCGGGGGCGACGGGCGAGCCTGCGGCGTTCGAGCGCGTCACGTACCACGACTCGTGCTACCTGGGGCGCTACGCCGACGTGTACGACGAGCCGCGCGCCGTCGTGGCCGCGTGCGGCGCGCAGGTGGTGGAGATGGAGCGCACGCGCGAGAAGAGCTTCTGCTGCGGCGCAGGCGGCGGGCGCATGTGGCTCGAGGAGCGCGAGGGGCAGCGCATGAGCGCCTTGCGCGCCGAGCAGGCCCGCGCGACCGGCGCCGATGCCGTGGCCACCGCTTGCCCCTTCTGCCTGTCCATGCTCGAAGACGGCCTCGCGTCATGCGACGAGGCGCCGCCGGTACGGGACATCGCCGAGCTGTTGTCCGACGCGCTCGCCCTCGAGCGGTGA
- a CDS encoding electron transfer flavoprotein subunit alpha/FixB family protein has translation MAGIWVYAEPRDGSFPRVTFEMLALARRMADAEGTDVAAVVLGSGLGDVDCAPLGAAGADAVLALDDPALAPYTTDAYAAALAALAAQQRPDAVLFADGATGLDVGPVLAQRLDTGFVADVVAVEADAQEGFLFTREPYSGKVRADVAFAADARPMVVTVRPKAFDPAAPDEGRTAPVLMQHVDGFGDVRQTVADVVRRASGRVELTEADAVVSGGRGTKGAAGFALVEELADVLGAAVGASRPAVDEGWTDIQFQVGQTGKTVAPSLYIACGISGSIQHMAGAAASKCIVAVNTDPQAEIFKVADYGIVADLFEAVPLLTEAFRASKAS, from the coding sequence ATGGCAGGAATCTGGGTATACGCGGAGCCGCGGGACGGGTCGTTTCCGCGCGTGACGTTCGAGATGCTGGCACTCGCGCGCCGCATGGCCGACGCGGAGGGGACGGACGTGGCCGCCGTCGTGCTGGGCAGCGGGCTGGGGGACGTCGATTGCGCCCCGCTCGGCGCGGCGGGCGCCGACGCCGTGCTCGCGCTGGACGATCCGGCGCTGGCCCCGTACACCACCGACGCCTACGCGGCGGCCCTCGCGGCCCTCGCGGCGCAGCAGCGACCCGACGCGGTGCTGTTCGCCGACGGCGCCACCGGGCTCGACGTGGGCCCCGTGCTCGCGCAGCGCCTGGACACCGGCTTCGTCGCCGACGTGGTGGCCGTCGAGGCCGACGCGCAGGAGGGCTTCCTGTTCACGCGCGAGCCGTACTCGGGCAAGGTGCGCGCCGATGTGGCCTTCGCCGCCGACGCGCGCCCGATGGTCGTCACCGTGCGCCCGAAGGCGTTCGACCCGGCCGCGCCCGACGAGGGCCGCACGGCGCCGGTGCTCATGCAGCACGTCGACGGCTTCGGCGACGTGCGCCAGACGGTGGCCGACGTGGTGCGCCGCGCGTCGGGCCGCGTGGAGCTGACCGAGGCCGACGCGGTGGTGTCGGGCGGGCGCGGCACGAAGGGCGCGGCGGGCTTCGCGCTCGTCGAGGAGCTGGCCGACGTGCTGGGCGCCGCCGTCGGGGCCTCGCGCCCCGCGGTGGACGAGGGCTGGACCGACATCCAGTTCCAGGTGGGGCAGACGGGCAAGACCGTCGCCCCGTCGCTCTACATCGCCTGCGGCATCTCGGGCTCCATCCAGCACATGGCCGGCGCAGCGGCGTCGAAGTGCATCGTGGCTGTGAACACCGACCCGCAGGCCGAGATCTTCAAGGTGGCCGACTACGGCATCGTGGCCGACCTGTTCGAGGCGGTGCCGCTGCTGACCGAGGCCTTCCGCGCGAGCAAGGCGTCCTAG
- a CDS encoding electron transfer flavoprotein subunit beta/FixA family protein → MNIAVCIKQTVDTEAEVGVDAEGRVLTEGQTLVIDPYSEFAVERAVQLVEEHGGEVAVVCIGGDEAMPAVRHALSMGAAAGYLIDDRALDAADAAARARVLAAALERVSADLVMGGCKSADTAGAQTMPRVAELLGLPCVQVVTALEADPAAGTARATREIDDGVAVVDVALPAVVTAQQGLAEPRYPNVRAIMQSKKKPVTVWTLADLGREDAAAPEAAHTRVVRYRAKAARQGGRIVEGETTAEAVATAVGLLGTEAKVW, encoded by the coding sequence ATGAACATCGCAGTGTGCATCAAGCAAACCGTCGACACCGAGGCCGAGGTGGGCGTCGACGCCGAAGGGCGGGTGCTCACCGAGGGGCAGACGCTCGTCATCGACCCGTACAGCGAGTTCGCCGTCGAGCGCGCCGTTCAGCTCGTCGAGGAGCACGGCGGCGAGGTGGCCGTCGTGTGCATCGGCGGCGACGAGGCGATGCCGGCCGTGCGCCACGCGCTGTCGATGGGCGCGGCCGCGGGCTACCTGATCGACGATCGCGCGCTCGACGCGGCGGACGCGGCGGCGCGGGCGCGCGTGCTGGCCGCCGCGCTCGAGCGCGTGTCGGCCGACCTGGTCATGGGCGGCTGCAAGTCGGCCGACACGGCGGGCGCGCAGACCATGCCGCGCGTGGCCGAGCTCCTGGGCCTGCCGTGCGTGCAGGTGGTCACCGCGCTCGAGGCGGACCCCGCGGCGGGCACCGCGCGCGCCACGCGCGAGATCGACGACGGCGTGGCCGTGGTGGACGTGGCGCTGCCGGCCGTCGTCACGGCGCAGCAGGGGCTGGCCGAGCCGCGCTACCCCAACGTGCGCGCCATCATGCAGTCGAAGAAGAAGCCCGTCACCGTGTGGACGCTGGCCGACCTCGGCAGAGAGGACGCCGCGGCGCCCGAGGCGGCGCACACGCGCGTGGTGCGCTACCGCGCCAAGGCCGCGCGCCAGGGCGGCCGCATCGTGGAGGGCGAGACGACGGCCGAGGCGGTCGCCACCGCGGTGGGGCTGCTGGGAACCGAAGCCAAGGTCTGGTAG